In Anaerobranca gottschalkii DSM 13577, the genomic window CTTGATCATCTTTTCCATTTTTTTATATAAAAAAGTCAGCTAACTCTTATGAGTCAAGCTGACTTTTTTGGTGCCTATTTCCCGACAGCCCCTTTATTACCTTTAGTTTTGGATTTCCTCTAAAAATTTCTGTAAAGTAATTTTGCCCAGCCAATAATCATCTAATATTTTCTGAGTTTTTTCTAAGGCCTCCAGTTCTCTCTTTAAATCTTTAAAATCTCTGCTTATAACAGGTTTGCCCTTTTCCGCCGAAAGGTGTATAACTTTATTACAATAAGGACTTAGACCGTTATTGTCACTCCACTCCTTAATCAATGTTTTATCTGCTGGAATAAATCCATGGACTTTAGCTAATTCAAGGGAGTAGATAGGACCTATGGTTTGTAATGCTTCTATTACCCCTTTACTATGGTCTTCTCCTTTATAAGTCCTTTGACTAAAGGGTACTGCCGATACTTGTTTCATACCATATTGCTGACTATGATCTACAATATATGGGTAAGGCAAAAAAATTGTCTGGATTCTTTGGGTACTCCCTGCACCTTTAATTTTGTTTTGATCTAATGCTTCATTTCTTTTAATAGTTTCTGTAACTACCCAATGGGGAGCTCCTGCTAATATTGCCACTTTTCCTTTCCAGAAATCAGCTAACCATGATCTATTATAAACTATTAGTTCCTCTTTTTTTAACTTCTCTAGTTCATTAAACCAAGTTATCAAAGTATGGCCATACCAGTTCAGCTTATTATTTACCGTTATAGAAGTTATATCTCCTTGAACTAAAAGATTTCTAGTAAAATTACCTCTATAATCAAAAACATTTACTGGATATTTACCTAAATTGTCCACCTTCTTAATAAAATCAACAAATTCTTCCAAAGACCACCCTTCAATGGCAATCTGAATAATATCCTCAAACTCTTCCAATAACTCTAAATTACCTATTAACATATTGGGTATGGCAATTAAAGGATAGGCCAGATGTTTTTGATTATAAGCAACATAATCTATAGTTCCTGATAAAAACCTTTGCTGTAAATCGAGATATTTATTTACTGGTATTTGCATTTCTAGATCAATAAAAGGTGTTCCTAACCAATCTATTACTATATCAGCCATGTTTTTATTTTTTATTCCTTTTTCAATAGACTGAAGATATTCATCATAGCTTAATAATTTTATATCTAAATGGATATTAGGATATTGGCCTTTAAATTCATCAACTATCTTTTTCCAGACCTGGATTTGCTGTTCTTCGGAAATATACATATGGGGCTTTTTTAAATCCCAAATTTCAATTGTATAATTTTTTTGAGGATTGATCTCTACTTTAGGATTATAATTTCTCTTATCTAATCGATTAAGCTCATAATAGAAGTACCCGGAACCAAGTAAAACAATCACCAAAATTATTGAAATTCCAATAATTATCCATTTCTTGTTCATAATCATCACCTACCTCAACCTTAGAAGATAGAGAATATTTTCATCTACAATTCCTGTAGGAGGTAGGCCTAGATATTTTTGAAACTCTTTTACCTCATTCTCCATTTCTTCATTAAATCTACCATCCCCTAATTCTTGACAAAAACCAAATTCCCGCATCGCCCGTTGAACATAGACGACATCTTGACCCATCATCCTCCTTTTATATTCTGCTCTAAAGGTCGGTGGCCATCTATTTGAATATATAGATACAGGAGTACCTACTGGTACCCAAGAATAAAGCTTTTCCACATCTTTATTAAACAGCCTTATACAGCCACCACTTTGGGCATGACCGATAGCCCCAGGATTATTAGTACCGTGGATACCATAACCACCCCATGGTGCACTTAACCTCATCCATCGGGTACCAAAGGCATTATTCCCAGGCATCAAACTTTTATCTACAATTTTAAAATCTCCAACTGGTGAAGGGCTGTTAGGTTTACCTATGGTTATAGGGAAAGTAGCGTATTCTTCTCCATCATTTAATAAAGTTAAAAGTCTTTTATCAAGATCCACCACAATTTTCAATTCACCTTTAGGTGGATCTTTAGGAACAGTTTTGGTATATGTATCCCCTAAATATATAGCTTCATAAAACTGAGTATTTACAATACCATCAATGTTTAACCCCAACTCCCTTTGAATATTTTTAACTACTTGAACTATTTCACCTTGATAAACACCATCTATTTCTCCATGGTAATATCCCATTCTCTTTAACTGAATTTGTAGTTCCTCAACATCATCCCCTACCATTGGAGGATTCTGAGGTTGTAAATCTCTTGCATACTCCGAACACAAGTGAAGATCACCTTTTTTTTGTAAAGTATAAACAATACCAAACACTAAAGCTAATAAAGTCACAAATATAATAAAGTAAAAAAATAACTTACTTCTATTTAAAACTATAAACAATTTTCTCACCTCCAATTCTGTATAATGATATTCATCCAGTTAAAGTATAATTCCAGTTAATTTAGACAAAAAAAATGCATATTAAACCTTTAACCGTTTAATATGCATAGCTAAAAATTTTTAGTGAATTACTTCTTCTTTAGGCATATGAACAACTAAAACACCGTCTTCATAATATAACTGAATTCCATCTGCCCTAATCTTAGTTGTTATTGGTATTTCCCTATAAACTTTACCCATTTTCCTTTCTAAGATCCGAAACTCTTCACTCTGTTGATAAATCCCCTCAGCCTTCCGTTCTCCCCTGATAATAATACTATCATCACCTACCAAGACATCCATATCTTCTCTGTCAAAACCCGGCATATCTGCCAATAACCTTAAATAGTCCCTAGTTTCTACTAAATCTACTTCGGGTTCAAAGGCTGGAAGTAATTCTAAATTTTCTTCTGCCTTCACCTTTCTCCTTACAATAGCTTTTGACATGGACAAAACCTCCTAGACTAAATACAATATTTCACTTTTAGGAAACAGTTTTTCGATATTACTTCTAAAAAAACTTTCCACATCATCATAGATTTCCTTTGGATAGACATACTTAGTATATCCAAATTGTCCATATTTTAATTTCCTTTCCCCTTCATCAAGGGGAAGGGTTGTTTTAGGAAAAACTTCTAAAATATTGTTTTTAGCCCTAGTAGTAAACCGATGGGTTATTAACTCAAAGGTAAGTGATGGAACTTCCTCTAAATTTTTCTGTAAATTTTCTAATAAACTTAAATAATCCTGCTGCCAGTTAGGATATATTAAAATTGGAGCAATTATAAACCCCATAGGGTAACCACTCTTAGATACTAAATTCGCTCCTTTTATTCTAGCTGCTAAATTGGCTGTTCCCTTTTCATACTCTTTTATAACTTTTTCAGTATTTAAACTAAACCTAAAAGTAGTGTGATTATTATGCTCTAGATCTAATAAAGACTGAACATTGGCATATTTAGTGACGAATCGAAATCTTCCTTTAGGCTCTTTTGCAAAAAATTCGATGGTCCTTCTTAAGACACCAGTATAATCTTCAACTGGTAATGGATCAGATGTAGCTGCACCTTCAAAGACAGTAATTTCTTTTCTTTTATCTATATATTCCTTGGCTTTAGCTAAAATTTCTTCGATATTTACATAGACTTTAATTAAGGGTGTTTTCCCTAAGGTGGTCTGTAAATAACAGTACTCACATAATCCAGGGCAACTACTAACTAAAGGTAACTGATAATGGGCAGAGGGTTTACAAGTCTGAAATTGCAAAGTCTTTCTAACTGTAACAAATATAGTTTTTTTAGCTTCCTTATACTTTTGAGGTGCCCCTAAACCCCTTTGATTTACTAACCGAGGACTTTTAACCTTATCTACTTCTACCCCATCCATTTTTATAAATTTTTTATATAACTCTTGACCTAGGGGATAGTCTAAAGAATCAAGATCAAAATAAACCCTTTTAGGAACAAACATTTTTAATTACTCCTTTTTGGTAATAGTTTTACCATCCCCTAGTTTCATATACTTGTCAAATAGTGCTAAATTTTAGACCTCCTTAGCAAATTAGCATTAGTAACAACACTTATAGAACTGATAGCCATTGCCCCTTCAGCGATTACTGGATGTAATAATCCTAATATTGCCAAAGGTATGGCAACTGTGTTGTAGAAAAATGCCCAAAATAGATTTTGTTTAATTTTATTAAAGGTAGCTTTAGAAAGTTTAACTGCTGAAACTACTGCCGTTAAGTTCCCCCTAACTATTGTTATATCAGCTGCTTCGATGGCTATATCCGTTCCAGTACCAATGGCAATACCTACATCACTTTGGGTTAAAGCTGGAGCGTCATTTATTCCATCTCCTACCATAGCAACTTTAAAACCTTGACTTTGTAATTCTTTAATTTTCTCTACTTTACCCTCTGGCAATACATCAGCTAATACTTCAGTAATACCTACTTCTTTAGCTATAGCCTCTGCAGTTCTCCAGTTATCACCAGTTATCATATAGGTTTTAATACCCATTTTTTTCAGTTCACTTATCCCTTGAACTGAATCTTCCTTTAATGTATCGGCAACGGCAATAATTCCTAAAAGTTCACCTTCCGTTGCTACCATAATAACCGTTTTCCCTTGATTTTCTAAACTAACTATTTTGTCTTCATATTCCCCTATCTCCACTTTATTTTCCACCATCATTTTCCGATTTCCTGCCAAAACCACAGTATTATCGATATAACCTTTAACTCCTTTACCGGTAATACTGATGAAATTTTCCACAGATAGTGGGGAAATATTTCTCTTTTCACCGGCTTCTACAATGGCTTTAGCGATAGGGTGTTCTGAACTTTTCTCAACACTTAAAGCTAAAGTTAGTAAATGTTGTTCATCGGTGTTTATAGGAATAATATCCGTTACTTCCGGCTTTCCTTTAGTAATAGTACCTGTTTTATCAAAAACTATTATTTGGGCTTCTTTCATTAACTGAATAGCTTCACCTCTACGGATGAGAATGCCCTTTTCTGCACCTAATCCACTGCCAACCATTAATGCTGTAGGGGTAGCTAATCCTAAAGCACATGGACAAGCAATAACCAATACGGCAATGGTAGCGTATAAAGCTAACATTGGCCCTGATAGGTGGACATTTACCCAAGGTAAATAAGGTCCTACCTTTTCAATGGCTATCGCCATGTAATGGGGGAAAATAAGCCAAGATAAGAAAGTAAGGGTTGCTATTACTAAAACAGCAGGTACAAAATAACCCGTTACTTTATCGGCAAATTCCTGAATAGGTACCTTTGTACCTTGAGCTTCTTCTACCATTTTAATAACTTGGGCTAAAAAGGTATCTTTTCCTACTTTAGTTGCTTTAACATGAAGTACTCCTTGGAAATTAACTGTTGAACCAATTACTTCATCGTTTACCCTTTTGGTTACAGGCATTGATTCACCAGTAGCCATAGATTCATCTACAGAACTTTCCCCCCAAACTACAATACCATCGGTGGGAATTTTTTGACCTGGTTTTACCACCATAATATCACCGGGCTGAATTTCCTCAACTGCTACTTCTTTCTCTTCACCATCTACAAGCAAAATAGCGGTTTTAGCCCCTAATTCTAATAATTTCTTTATCGCTTGAGATGCTCTCCCTTTAGCCCTTGTTTCAATATATCTACCAGTTAAATGGAATGCCATAATCATACTAGCTACTCCAGCATAATTTTCCACTGGCAAGAAAAATACCATAATCCCTGTAATAAAAGCTGCTAAAGTACCAATGGCAATCAATGCATCCATATTAGCACTACCATGTTTCACAGAATTAAAAGCTGAAAGAAAAACATGGCCACCTACCCAAAACAACACAGGAAGGGCTAATAAGACCATCCCTAAATTAAAGGATAAAGATTGATGACCTCCATGGCCGCCAGTACCCATTACGATAAACATCCAAAGGGCAGCAGGTAATGTAAAGGCCCAAGCTAATACCATCCTTTTTTTAGCTAATTTTAGTTTAATTTCATCTTTATCTAATTCATCTTTTTTTTCATCATCTTTTATTTTCCCTTTATACCCTAATTTTTCAATTAACTTAAGGAAATCTCCTGTGCTTACTGTTTCTTTGTCGAAAATAATAGTAGCTTGATTAAGGGCTAAATTTACACTGGCCCTTTGCACTCCATCTACCTTATTAAGGGATTTTTCTACTTTATTAGAACATGCGGCACAATGCATACCTTCAATATCAATGGTTACTTTAGAAATATTATCAACAACATTGTAACCTAATTTTAGGATTTGGTTTTTAATCTCTTCAACACTAATCCTTTCATCATAAGTTATATAAGCTTTTTCGTTGGATAAATTCACCTGTGCCTGATGAATCCCATCGAGTTTTTTTAATGCTCTTTCTACTTTACTAGAACAAGCGGCACAATGCATACCTTCAATTTGTAAAATTATTTTTTTCTCCATACTTCTCCCTCCTACCCCTATGGGGTATAATGTCTTCCTTTTTAATTTAGCAAATATGTTAGCTTTCGTCAATAGTATTTGACATAAAAAAAAGATACATAAGTAAAATACTTAGTATCTCAGTTTGTAGACAAAGTCATTTTTTAAAGGCTGTGGTAATTAAACACTCTAACAAAGTCTCCATCGAGATTTAAGGCTTCTATCTAAAAGGAAGAAGGGTACCGCTCTAATTCGCCGTCCATGGCTCAATAGAGCTTTCGGAACGTCCTGTTCCTCACCCCTTCTTCCTTTTATCTAATCAGCTCTTAAATCTATCTCTTCGACTTAATCATATCTTTGTTTAATTACCACAGTTGATGATGACTTTGTCTATAGTTTGTCTTCAGTTTGAGATACATAAGTAAAATACTTAGTATCTAACATCATTAATTGATAGGGGTTCCATAATATAAATATGACCTGCTAGGGTTTCTAACCTTCTACCTTCTACTAATATTTGTACTTTTTCTATATTCTCTAATTCCGTTAATGTGTAGACAATAGATGCTAAAGTAGCCAATTCACCGGCGGATCCTCCAGGATGTTTTGTTTGAAATTCTTTTGAAAAATTGACAAAGGCTATACCTTCAACAATTTCAAAACTGATTAAGGTTACTTCTTTAGGAATAGTACGGAGTAAATCGGTACTTTTAGGTCCTGCCATTAACTCTTTAATTATTGAAGTTTCTAATTTATTATTTAGGGGTATTACCCGCTTTTCTGGTATCATTTGAGTATTATCCCTATTAGGAAAATAAAGGTTTACAGTAATATTTTCAACAGAAGGAGTTGGTTCTATTTTTATTAAAGAATTGTATTGAATCTTATCATTTAAGCTATCAAATGCTATCCAGATTAATATTAAAGTTGTTAAAACTACTAGTGAACCTACAAAAAAAACTGTTTTTATTTTAAACATTGCTAACTTCCTTTCAATGATGATGTATTACCTTTATTGTAACTTATAGTTTTTACAACTTTATTAAATCTATTTCCAACTAATATTTTCTTTTAATACCTTTGCCGGATTTCCCCCTGCTAATACACTACTGGGGAGATCCTTTGTTACAACAGAACCTGCAGCTATTACTGTATTACTACTGATTTTTACTCCTTTTAAGATAGTTGAATTACAGCCAATCCAAACATTATCCCCGATTTTAATTTGAGGGTCTTCTGTCTTTCTTCCTTCATAATACAATTGATGGAAATCACTATCGATAATACTAGTTCCCCAGGAAATAGCACAATTTTTCCCAATCTCCATAGTGGAACTACAGAAAATCTTTGCATCAGCGGTAATATATGTACCATTGTTCATTATCAGCTTTCCACCTCTAGCTACAACGATCTGTACACCAGGTCCAATTTTCACTCTTCCATTAATAATTAAAGTTCCACCATCATATATTAAGACATTAGCAGAGGAGCTAGATAGATTTGTTATATACCTTCCTCCCACAAAAAATTGTCCCCTTATAATCACTTTACTGCCCCTTTTTCTAACAAACCTACTCCGCCAATCCACCACTAATTGAAAGGGTTGAAAAATATTTAATCCGTATATGAGGCGAATAAAAAAACTGTAAATTAAATTAATCAAAATTACAGGATGATTTGATATCAATCTTAACTGTTTTTTCAACCTTTCTTTTTTGGATAGAACTTTACTTTCAAAAAGGTAGTCAGACATAATTATCCCTCCATTACTTAATGTATAATATATACATTAGTAATCAAATTATTAGGGATAATCAAAATTAATAGTTTAATCTAGGCAATTCAATAATAAATTCAGTACCTTCACCTAACTTACTATTGACTTCTATCTTTCCTTTATGGAGGTCT contains:
- a CDS encoding ABC transporter substrate-binding protein; its protein translation is MNKKWIIIGISIILVIVLLGSGYFYYELNRLDKRNYNPKVEINPQKNYTIEIWDLKKPHMYISEEQQIQVWKKIVDEFKGQYPNIHLDIKLLSYDEYLQSIEKGIKNKNMADIVIDWLGTPFIDLEMQIPVNKYLDLQQRFLSGTIDYVAYNQKHLAYPLIAIPNMLIGNLELLEEFEDIIQIAIEGWSLEEFVDFIKKVDNLGKYPVNVFDYRGNFTRNLLVQGDITSITVNNKLNWYGHTLITWFNELEKLKKEELIVYNRSWLADFWKGKVAILAGAPHWVVTETIKRNEALDQNKIKGAGSTQRIQTIFLPYPYIVDHSQQYGMKQVSAVPFSQRTYKGEDHSKGVIEALQTIGPIYSLELAKVHGFIPADKTLIKEWSDNNGLSPYCNKVIHLSAEKGKPVISRDFKDLKRELEALEKTQKILDDYWLGKITLQKFLEEIQN
- a CDS encoding peptidoglycan-binding protein, whose product is MFIVLNRSKLFFYFIIFVTLLALVFGIVYTLQKKGDLHLCSEYARDLQPQNPPMVGDDVEELQIQLKRMGYYHGEIDGVYQGEIVQVVKNIQRELGLNIDGIVNTQFYEAIYLGDTYTKTVPKDPPKGELKIVVDLDKRLLTLLNDGEEYATFPITIGKPNSPSPVGDFKIVDKSLMPGNNAFGTRWMRLSAPWGGYGIHGTNNPGAIGHAQSGGCIRLFNKDVEKLYSWVPVGTPVSIYSNRWPPTFRAEYKRRMMGQDVVYVQRAMREFGFCQELGDGRFNEEMENEVKEFQKYLGLPPTGIVDENILYLLRLR
- a CDS encoding Hsp20/alpha crystallin family protein, with protein sequence MSKAIVRRKVKAEENLELLPAFEPEVDLVETRDYLRLLADMPGFDREDMDVLVGDDSIIIRGERKAEGIYQQSEEFRILERKMGKVYREIPITTKIRADGIQLYYEDGVLVVHMPKEEVIH
- the splB gene encoding spore photoproduct lyase; translated protein: MFVPKRVYFDLDSLDYPLGQELYKKFIKMDGVEVDKVKSPRLVNQRGLGAPQKYKEAKKTIFVTVRKTLQFQTCKPSAHYQLPLVSSCPGLCEYCYLQTTLGKTPLIKVYVNIEEILAKAKEYIDKRKEITVFEGAATSDPLPVEDYTGVLRRTIEFFAKEPKGRFRFVTKYANVQSLLDLEHNNHTTFRFSLNTEKVIKEYEKGTANLAARIKGANLVSKSGYPMGFIIAPILIYPNWQQDYLSLLENLQKNLEEVPSLTFELITHRFTTRAKNNILEVFPKTTLPLDEGERKLKYGQFGYTKYVYPKEIYDDVESFFRSNIEKLFPKSEILYLV
- a CDS encoding heavy metal translocating P-type ATPase, which codes for MEKKIILQIEGMHCAACSSKVERALKKLDGIHQAQVNLSNEKAYITYDERISVEEIKNQILKLGYNVVDNISKVTIDIEGMHCAACSNKVEKSLNKVDGVQRASVNLALNQATIIFDKETVSTGDFLKLIEKLGYKGKIKDDEKKDELDKDEIKLKLAKKRMVLAWAFTLPAALWMFIVMGTGGHGGHQSLSFNLGMVLLALPVLFWVGGHVFLSAFNSVKHGSANMDALIAIGTLAAFITGIMVFFLPVENYAGVASMIMAFHLTGRYIETRAKGRASQAIKKLLELGAKTAILLVDGEEKEVAVEEIQPGDIMVVKPGQKIPTDGIVVWGESSVDESMATGESMPVTKRVNDEVIGSTVNFQGVLHVKATKVGKDTFLAQVIKMVEEAQGTKVPIQEFADKVTGYFVPAVLVIATLTFLSWLIFPHYMAIAIEKVGPYLPWVNVHLSGPMLALYATIAVLVIACPCALGLATPTALMVGSGLGAEKGILIRRGEAIQLMKEAQIIVFDKTGTITKGKPEVTDIIPINTDEQHLLTLALSVEKSSEHPIAKAIVEAGEKRNISPLSVENFISITGKGVKGYIDNTVVLAGNRKMMVENKVEIGEYEDKIVSLENQGKTVIMVATEGELLGIIAVADTLKEDSVQGISELKKMGIKTYMITGDNWRTAEAIAKEVGITEVLADVLPEGKVEKIKELQSQGFKVAMVGDGINDAPALTQSDVGIAIGTGTDIAIEAADITIVRGNLTAVVSAVKLSKATFNKIKQNLFWAFFYNTVAIPLAILGLLHPVIAEGAMAISSISVVTNANLLRRSKI
- a CDS encoding GerMN domain-containing protein codes for the protein MFKIKTVFFVGSLVVLTTLILIWIAFDSLNDKIQYNSLIKIEPTPSVENITVNLYFPNRDNTQMIPEKRVIPLNNKLETSIIKELMAGPKSTDLLRTIPKEVTLISFEIVEGIAFVNFSKEFQTKHPGGSAGELATLASIVYTLTELENIEKVQILVEGRRLETLAGHIYIMEPLSINDVRY
- a CDS encoding acyltransferase, coding for MSDYLFESKVLSKKERLKKQLRLISNHPVILINLIYSFFIRLIYGLNIFQPFQLVVDWRSRFVRKRGSKVIIRGQFFVGGRYITNLSSSSANVLIYDGGTLIINGRVKIGPGVQIVVARGGKLIMNNGTYITADAKIFCSSTMEIGKNCAISWGTSIIDSDFHQLYYEGRKTEDPQIKIGDNVWIGCNSTILKGVKISSNTVIAAGSVVTKDLPSSVLAGGNPAKVLKENISWK